From the Leucobacter tenebrionis genome, one window contains:
- a CDS encoding thiamine-binding protein, giving the protein MIVAFSVAPSGTGKADASVSDAVAEAVKVVRASGLPHRTSSMFTEIEGDWDEVFDVVKRATEAVLPFGSRVSLVIKADIRPGFEGELDGKLERLERAIEGA; this is encoded by the coding sequence ATGATCGTCGCATTCTCCGTCGCACCGAGCGGCACCGGCAAGGCCGACGCCTCGGTGTCCGATGCCGTAGCCGAGGCCGTGAAGGTGGTGCGAGCGTCGGGGCTCCCGCACCGCACGAGCAGCATGTTCACCGAGATCGAGGGAGATTGGGACGAGGTCTTCGACGTCGTCAAACGCGCCACGGAGGCGGTGCTGCCCTTCGGCTCGCGCGTCTCGCTCGTGATCAAGGCTGACATCCGCCCCGGCTTCGAGGGTGAGCTCGACGGGAAGCTCGAGCGCCTGGAGCGCGC
- a CDS encoding DHA2 family efflux MFS transporter permease subunit produces the protein MVIGFFMILVDTTIVSVANPSIMRGLDTTMVATLWATSAYLLAYAVPLLITGRLGDRFGPRRVYLVGLLIFTLSSLACGLASGVETLIAARVFQGLGASLMTPQTMSVITRIFPPRERGSAMAVWGVTAGVATLVGPILGGFLVDAWGWEWIFFINVPVGVIAFVCALRFVPVLPTNAHRFDWLGVLLSAVGMFLLVFGIQEGESFEWGTIWGPITVWSLIIAGAVVLALFVVWQRVQKGEPLIPLQIFRDRNFSVGSAVIVTVGFAVTGMSLPLMFYLQLVRGLTPTQSALMMVPMAVLSILLARPVGLLIDNRDPRRLPVLGLLLVAAGLVCYYFMSRPDVPLWLLLIPSAVLGFGNAFMWGPLASITTFGLARHLAGAGSGVYNTSRQVGAVLGSAAMAAFMGSRIAAQLGSEVADAAGGAGAEGGGSGALPEALHEGFSAAMAESILMPMGVILVGALIALLFARRPARSVESERKDHA, from the coding sequence ATGGTCATCGGCTTCTTCATGATCCTCGTGGACACGACGATCGTGTCGGTCGCGAACCCGTCCATCATGCGCGGTCTCGACACCACGATGGTGGCGACGCTGTGGGCGACGAGCGCCTATCTGCTGGCCTACGCGGTGCCCCTGCTCATCACCGGCCGCCTCGGCGACCGCTTCGGCCCGCGCCGCGTCTACCTCGTCGGCCTCTTGATCTTCACGCTCTCGTCGCTGGCCTGCGGCCTCGCCTCCGGAGTCGAGACCCTCATCGCGGCCCGGGTCTTCCAGGGGCTCGGGGCGTCGCTCATGACTCCGCAGACCATGTCGGTGATCACGCGCATCTTCCCGCCGCGGGAACGCGGCTCGGCGATGGCGGTCTGGGGCGTCACCGCGGGTGTGGCCACGCTGGTGGGTCCGATCCTCGGCGGTTTCCTCGTCGACGCCTGGGGTTGGGAGTGGATCTTCTTCATCAACGTGCCGGTCGGCGTGATCGCCTTCGTGTGCGCGCTGCGCTTCGTGCCGGTGCTGCCGACGAACGCGCACCGCTTCGACTGGCTGGGCGTACTGCTCAGCGCCGTGGGCATGTTCCTGCTGGTGTTCGGTATCCAGGAGGGCGAGAGCTTCGAATGGGGCACGATCTGGGGCCCGATCACGGTCTGGAGCCTCATCATCGCGGGCGCGGTCGTGCTGGCGCTGTTCGTGGTGTGGCAGCGGGTGCAGAAGGGCGAGCCGCTGATTCCGCTGCAGATCTTCCGCGACCGAAACTTCTCGGTCGGGTCGGCCGTGATCGTGACCGTGGGTTTCGCGGTCACCGGCATGTCGCTCCCGCTCATGTTCTATCTGCAGCTCGTGCGCGGGCTCACCCCCACGCAGTCGGCGCTCATGATGGTGCCGATGGCCGTGCTGTCGATCCTGCTCGCGCGCCCGGTCGGGCTGCTGATCGACAACCGCGATCCGCGCCGTCTGCCGGTGCTCGGTCTGCTGCTCGTGGCCGCGGGGCTCGTGTGCTACTACTTCATGTCGCGGCCCGACGTGCCGCTCTGGCTGCTGCTGATCCCGAGTGCCGTGCTCGGCTTCGGCAACGCCTTCATGTGGGGGCCGCTCGCGTCGATCACCACGTTCGGTCTCGCACGCCATCTCGCAGGAGCGGGATCGGGTGTCTACAACACGAGCCGCCAGGTAGGCGCGGTGCTCGGCTCCGCGGCGATGGCCGCGTTCATGGGGTCGCGGATCGCGGCCCAGCTGGGCTCGGAGGTCGCCGATGCCGCCGGCGGGGCCGGGGCCGAAGGCGGCGGATCGGGCGCGCTCCCGGAGGCGCTCCACGAGGGCTTCTCCGCAGCGATGGCCGAGTCGATCCTCATGCCCATGGGTGTCATCCTGGTCGGCGCGCTCATCGCCCTGCTGTTCGCGCGGCGCCCGGCTCGCTCCGTTGAATCAGAAAGGAAGGATCACGCATGA
- a CDS encoding aldo/keto reductase has product MTAAGAPLPASPIPIAPGVEMPQLGYGLYKVPAEDAEHLVGLALAAGYRHLDGAAFYGNEAGVGRGIRTALESGLSREDLFVTSKVWNTEQGYDRTLRAFDRTLDDLGLEQLDLFLIHWPCAERGLFIETYRALERLHSEGRVRAIGVSNFQIPHLERLLDSTETVPAVNQVELHPWLQQRDLREFHAEHGITTEAWSPLARGRLLDDPALLGLARDRGVSVAQLVIRWHLQIGNAVIPKASSAARIAENGDVFSFELDAASMDTLAAMDRGFRSGSHPDEVN; this is encoded by the coding sequence ATGACTGCTGCAGGCGCCCCCCTTCCCGCTTCACCGATCCCGATCGCTCCCGGCGTGGAGATGCCCCAGCTCGGCTACGGCCTCTACAAGGTGCCCGCCGAGGATGCCGAGCATCTCGTCGGGCTCGCTCTCGCAGCCGGCTACCGGCACCTCGACGGCGCAGCGTTCTACGGCAATGAGGCGGGGGTGGGGCGCGGGATCCGCACCGCACTCGAGTCCGGCCTCTCCCGCGAGGATCTGTTCGTCACCAGCAAGGTGTGGAACACCGAGCAGGGCTACGACCGGACGCTGCGCGCGTTCGATCGCACCCTCGACGATCTCGGGCTCGAACAGCTCGATCTCTTCCTCATCCACTGGCCGTGCGCGGAGCGCGGACTGTTCATCGAGACCTATCGCGCGCTGGAGCGCCTGCACTCAGAGGGCCGGGTCCGGGCGATCGGCGTGAGCAACTTCCAGATCCCGCACCTGGAGCGACTACTCGACAGCACGGAGACCGTGCCGGCGGTCAACCAGGTCGAGCTGCACCCGTGGCTGCAGCAGAGAGACCTGCGCGAGTTCCACGCCGAGCACGGCATCACCACCGAAGCCTGGTCGCCGCTCGCCCGCGGGCGACTGCTCGACGATCCCGCGCTCCTCGGCCTCGCGCGGGATCGCGGCGTCTCGGTGGCGCAGCTCGTGATCCGCTGGCACCTCCAGATCGGCAACGCGGTGATCCCGAAGGCGAGCAGCGCGGCACGCATCGCCGAGAACGGGGACGTGTTCTCGTTCGAGCTCGACGCCGCGAGCATGGACACGCTTGCGGCCATGGATCGCGGCTTCCGCAGCGGCTCGCACCCCGACGAGGTGAACTGA
- a CDS encoding ABC transporter permease: protein MTTQIQSRSEARRVSGAQGAWLVAEREITTKLRSKAFVVSSIVLLLFVLGGVLFSGFMANSGGFGGPTKVAAVGEASSVLQPLDGESFEVTQASDRAAAEQMVLDGDVDAAVVPGGDTAVDLTVLAKDSAPSDVLTALSAAPSVELLAPTTDNPGLAYIIAVAFGVVFMMSAITFGTTIAQSVVEEKQTRIVEILLATVSARTMLAGKILGNSILALAQVVAIVAVASVGMLATGQDLLLGELGTSLIWFGVLFAFGFVLLATMYAALATLVSRQEDVASAVSPVMWLVMLPYFAIIFFNDNPQALAIMSYVPFSAPIGMPMRLYLGTAEWWEPLLSVGVLLVSIAIVLWIGARIYSNSILRTGAKVKLSEAIKG, encoded by the coding sequence ATGACCACGCAGATCCAGTCCCGCAGCGAAGCGCGTCGGGTGAGCGGTGCACAGGGCGCCTGGCTCGTCGCCGAGCGCGAGATCACCACCAAACTGCGCAGCAAGGCATTCGTCGTCTCGAGCATCGTGCTGCTGCTCTTCGTGCTCGGCGGGGTGCTGTTCAGCGGTTTCATGGCGAACTCGGGCGGTTTCGGCGGCCCGACCAAGGTCGCGGCCGTCGGCGAGGCGAGCTCGGTGCTGCAACCGCTCGACGGCGAGTCCTTCGAGGTGACGCAGGCGTCCGACCGCGCCGCAGCCGAGCAGATGGTGCTCGACGGCGATGTCGACGCGGCCGTGGTGCCGGGTGGGGACACCGCGGTCGACCTCACGGTACTCGCGAAGGACAGCGCGCCGAGCGACGTGCTCACCGCCCTCTCGGCGGCGCCCTCGGTCGAACTGCTCGCCCCCACGACCGACAATCCGGGGCTCGCCTACATCATCGCCGTCGCCTTCGGTGTGGTGTTCATGATGAGCGCGATCACCTTCGGCACGACGATCGCGCAGAGCGTGGTCGAGGAGAAGCAGACCCGCATCGTGGAGATCCTGCTCGCCACGGTCTCGGCGCGCACCATGCTCGCCGGCAAGATCCTCGGCAACAGCATCCTCGCGCTCGCGCAGGTGGTCGCCATCGTCGCGGTGGCCTCGGTCGGCATGCTGGCGACGGGGCAGGACCTGTTGCTCGGCGAGCTCGGCACCTCCCTCATCTGGTTCGGCGTGCTCTTCGCGTTCGGCTTCGTGCTGCTCGCGACGATGTATGCGGCGCTCGCCACCCTCGTGTCGCGGCAGGAGGACGTGGCCTCGGCCGTGAGCCCGGTCATGTGGCTGGTGATGCTGCCCTACTTCGCGATCATCTTCTTCAACGACAACCCGCAGGCGCTCGCGATCATGAGCTACGTTCCGTTCTCGGCTCCGATCGGCATGCCGATGCGCCTGTACCTCGGCACCGCCGAGTGGTGGGAGCCGCTGCTCTCGGTCGGCGTGCTGCTCGTCTCGATCGCGATCGTGCTCTGGATCGGCGCCCGCATCTACAGCAATTCGATCCTGCGCACCGGGGCGAAGGTGAAGCTGAGCGAGGCGATCAAGGGGTAG
- a CDS encoding ABC transporter ATP-binding protein, producing the protein MIEITGVSRSFGDRRVLSDVSFGVESGRMTGFVGGNGAGKTTTMRIILGVLSADSGTVALDGELVTAADRARFGYMPEERGLYPKMKVLEQLVYLGRLHGMSAHAAKASASGLVERLGLGERADDTLENLSLGNQQRAQIAAALVHEPIALVLDEPFSGLDPIAVEVVLGVLRDYAAQGAPVLFSSHQLDIVERLCDDVVVIGGGKILASGSRESLRAEHSGREFEIELAGPGADAGWVRDQPGVSVTHLDGGFARFDADSDAAAQAILTRAVGQDPASSVVRRFGPVTPTLAQIFKEVVQ; encoded by the coding sequence ATGATCGAGATCACAGGCGTCTCCCGCAGCTTCGGCGATCGCAGAGTGCTCAGCGACGTGAGCTTCGGCGTCGAGAGCGGCCGCATGACCGGTTTCGTCGGCGGTAACGGCGCGGGCAAGACCACCACGATGCGCATCATCCTGGGCGTGCTGTCCGCTGACAGCGGCACGGTGGCGCTCGACGGCGAGCTCGTCACCGCGGCGGACCGGGCGCGCTTCGGTTACATGCCGGAGGAGCGGGGCCTATACCCCAAGATGAAGGTGCTCGAGCAGCTCGTGTATCTCGGGCGGCTGCACGGCATGAGCGCGCACGCGGCCAAGGCCTCGGCGAGCGGTCTCGTCGAGCGGCTCGGTCTGGGCGAGCGCGCCGACGACACCCTCGAGAACCTCTCGCTCGGCAACCAGCAGCGGGCGCAGATCGCGGCCGCGCTCGTGCACGAGCCCATCGCGCTGGTGCTCGACGAGCCGTTCTCCGGGCTCGACCCGATCGCGGTCGAGGTGGTGCTCGGCGTGCTGCGCGACTACGCCGCGCAGGGGGCTCCCGTGCTGTTCTCGTCTCATCAGCTCGACATCGTCGAGCGGCTATGCGACGACGTGGTCGTGATCGGCGGCGGCAAGATCCTCGCCTCCGGATCACGGGAGTCTCTGCGGGCCGAGCACTCGGGGCGAGAGTTCGAGATCGAGCTCGCGGGCCCCGGGGCGGATGCCGGATGGGTTCGGGATCAGCCGGGCGTCTCCGTCACCCACCTCGACGGCGGCTTCGCCCGCTTCGACGCCGACAGCGACGCCGCGGCCCAGGCGATCCTCACGCGCGCCGTCGGCCAAGACCCGGCATCGTCCGTCGTCCGTCGTTTCGGCCCCGTCACCCCGACGCTGGCCCAGATCTTCAAGGAGGTCGTGCAATGA